One region of Gilliamella sp. ESL0405 genomic DNA includes:
- a CDS encoding DUF413 domain-containing protein, with product MAESFISQQRFFDNKNYPRGFSRHGDFTIKEAQILEKYGCAFRDLDAETKKPVTAEEKSFVAVCKGKKDASTDFEKTWLKYLSRINKPKRFHTLSGGKPQVDVNDDFVDSDD from the coding sequence ATGGCTGAAAGTTTTATAAGTCAACAACGCTTTTTTGATAATAAGAATTATCCGAGAGGATTTTCCCGTCACGGTGATTTTACGATTAAAGAAGCGCAGATTTTAGAGAAATATGGATGTGCTTTTAGAGATCTGGATGCAGAAACTAAAAAACCTGTTACAGCTGAAGAAAAGTCTTTTGTTGCGGTTTGCAAAGGCAAAAAAGACGCATCTACTGATTTTGAAAAAACATGGTTAAAATACCTTTCTCGTATCAACAAACCAAAACGTTTTCACACACTATCAGGCGGGAAACCTCAAGTTGATGTGAACGATGATTTTGTCGATAGCGACGACTAA